The window ACATCGGATGCGGCGCACTGCTCGGCCAACAACTCCCGCTGCCGCTGCTTGTCCGCTTCGGAAAGCTCCTGCGCATAGCCGCCGCCCGCCGACGCACTTTCCTTCAGCTCGATTCCCACGTACTTTGCACCCAGGCTCTCGATCTGTTCTTTGACCTCGGGCCGCACGTCGGTGGCGGTGACATTCGCCCCCAGCCGTCTGGCCGTCGCAATGGCCTGCAATCCGGCGACCGCGGCGCCGATCACGAAGACCTTCGCCGGAAACACCGTGCCGGCGGCGGACATCAACATCGGGAAGTACTTGGTGAACTCGGCCGCCGCGAGCAGGACCCCTTTGTAGCCCGTAATGCTGGCCATTGAGGAGAGGGTATCCATGGCCTGCGCGCGCGTGGTCCGCGGGATGGCGTCCGTCGAGAACGCCGTGATGTTGCGCGCCGCCAACGCGCGCACGATGTCCAGATGACGCAGCGGCATGAGCGACGCCACGAGCACGGTTCCGGGCGTCATCCATTCGGCTTCGTTGCGGCCCGCAGTGTCGATGGCAGGGGGATTCACCTTCAGCACGATCGGTGATGCGCCGATTAGCGCTGCCGGATCGCGCTCGACGGCGCAGCCAGCCTCGCGATACGCGTCATCCGGGTAGAAGGCGGCTTCGCCGGCGCCCTGCTCCACCGAGACGGTGTATTTCGCCTGGATCAGCTTCTTGCACGACTCAGGCACCAGTCCAACCCGGCGTTCGCCCGGTCGTGTCTCCTTCGGCACGGCGATCTTCATGTCGTGAGGCATTGTAGCACAAGCGGAGGGACGAATTGTCGACGGAGAAATCAGGTATACTTGAAGTGGTAGGAGGAAGGCACGCGCAACACTCCTACTGAAGTGAGGAGTAGATGGTGCACGTCTCTGTCTGAGCGGGCGGGTGCCTGGTCGCGGAACGACCCCGCCCGTTCAGATTTTTTTGTCTTGACCTTCCCGCTTTCAAACAAAAGCCCCTCCTCGCACCCGGTGGATACTTTGTGACAATCTGGTT of the Candidatus Omnitrophota bacterium genome contains:
- a CDS encoding Re/Si-specific NAD(P)(+) transhydrogenase subunit alpha: MKIAVPKETRPGERRVGLVPESCKKLIQAKYTVSVEQGAGEAAFYPDDAYREAGCAVERDPAALIGASPIVLKVNPPAIDTAGRNEAEWMTPGTVLVASLMPLRHLDIVRALAARNITAFSTDAIPRTTRAQAMDTLSSMASITGYKGVLLAAAEFTKYFPMLMSAAGTVFPAKVFVIGAAVAGLQAIATARRLGANVTATDVRPEVKEQIESLGAKYVGIELKESASAGGGYAQELSEADKQRQRELLAEQCAASDVVITTALIGGVRAPKLITAQIVSRMRPGSLIVDLGADGGGNCELSKLGETVTVGGVRIIAPLNLPATMPTHASLLFSRNLTAFIQAFTKDAAFQLNLSDEIQQGMLITHGGEVRHPRTQEALKQRHP